Part of the Streptomyces sp. RFCAC02 genome is shown below.
CCGCGCGCTGCGTCGCGACTGGCAGGACGAAGGCATCGGGCTCGACCAGGTCGCCGTGGAGTTCGCCCCCGACAGCCCTTCGGAGATCGGTCTCGGCGGGAGCTACGACGTGCCGTCGTTCGAGTTCGCTGCCAGGTTCGGTCTGCGCCAACTGCCCGGCACGGTCGACCTCGTGGGCCTGGATGGCCAGCGCGCCTCCGCAGTTTTCCGCGCGGACAAGCCCTGGCGCGGCCACCTACTCTTCCTGCGACGCGATCTTGTCGAGGACTTCGCCGGTGATCGCCGGATCATGCAGGTGGCTTGGGGCGAGCGAGAGGTGGCCGCCGACTGGAACTCTGTTCCTTCCTGGATGCGCGCAGTGCGTCGCAGCTACGCGCACGTGTGGCGCCACATCCGAATGCCGGGGGCAGGTCAGCGCAGTGCGGAGAACTAAAGGTCGTACGCCAACGGGCGCCGCTGGCTCGGCGGCTGCTGCCGCCGACGCACCAGCCAACGCCCCCGGCTCGCGGGCGTTCCCGCGCTCGCGCTCGTCGGACCAAGACGTCGTGCGTTCCCGACAATAAAGTGCTAGGTCAGGGGTCTGATCTGCTAAGTGGATCAGATTCAAGATTCCGAAGATCGAACTGCTGCTCGACACCAACCGCCTCGGCCACTCCGCCCTCACCGGGCTGCTGCCGGTACCGGGGTCCCGGGTGGTGACGGTCAGCTCTGGTTGGAACAGATCTGCGAAATCACTGTTTTGGCCGAAGTTTCGCGCGCGTCTGCTCCGCTCGCTCCGCGAAGCCGTCCAGCCACTCCTGAGAGATGTGGTCCTTCCAGATGGGGAGGTGTAGCGCGGACACCCACGGCCCGAGCACTCGACCTCCGGATCCGAGGTGGCAGAACGCACGAAACCGCACAGGGACGTATACCCTCACCGTCTGCATCACGAGTCGGATTCCGTTACAAAGCACATCATGGTCGATGAGCCAGACCGTGTTCGCCTGCGGCTCCAGGCGCCTCGGCGGCCGGTGGCGGATGTGCTCGGCGGGAAATCCATAGACCAGCGGGGCTGGCCCGTGGATATCGATCTCATAGCCGACGGCATCGACCCCGAATCCGATCGCTCCCACGTTGGTGATGCGCACGCCGAGGTAGCGCGCTTCAGTGTCGGCGTTCAGGAGCTTCAGCTCCGGGAGGTGTTCGATCTTGGATACAATGTTCTCGCCTCCGGCGCTGATAATGCCGACCGCTTCCGCCTCAGCCTGCGGCGTCGTGAACGCCTTTACGACCTGATTGAGTTGGTCTGCGCTCAGGCCGCCACCACGGCTCTGGGTAGCCTGACATTCCTTCCAGGCCAGCAGTTCTTCGGTGGGGTAGGCGTCCGGGTGGCGGTCCACCCACTTGTGATGCTTGTGACACAGAAGCACCAAGTTCGGCTCACTGTTGACCTCGGTAAAGTTCAAATCGAATCGCGGCCCTCCAGCCTTCTCCGCGCGGATGTGAGCCACCTCCACGTTGATGCTCAGCAGTCCTCGATGCTCCTCGACCAAGGGCTCTGGGCAATCGGGGTATGCACAGCTCGTCGCACGGCCGAAGAGCAGCTTGCACAGCGGGGCACCAGGGCTGAAGTCACTCACGCGACCGACGATAGGCGGTCCTTATCGCTTCGACCGGTCAAACGCTTCAGCACATCGCAGTGCGCTAAGAACGGGGAATGCGACGGTGCCCCACAACAGTGTCGTGGGGCACCGTGGGGCTACCGGAAGGCGGCCGCGCGCGTGCGAAGGAGGTCGTTGAGCACACCCACAGGGGATCTTGGGCACAGGGCCAGACGGGCGTCGAGTGCTGCCTCCCACTGCTGGGTCAGGCCGAGCTTGAGGCGTTCTCGCATGCCGGGTGTGACGTGGGCGTAGCGCGCGGAGACCGAACCGTCGAGGTGGCCCATGCGCTCGTCCATGAGCACCTTCTCGGCGCCCAGGTGCTCCATCAACGTCCGGTGGGTGTGACGGAGGCCGTGGGGTGTGAGGCCCTTGGCGATCGGGAGCCAGCAGGCATCGGCGCGAGCGGTGGCGCCCCGCCCTCGTGCGGGGACGCCGGGCCACCGCTCGCCGAGGATGGGCACGGGGCGGGCCTCCTGCGGTGCCTTCTTCGGGTACCAGCCGGAGGCCGCCGGGGTGAACAGCCAGGTGGCGAAGCCGTTCCTGCGCCAGTGGGCTGCGTGCTCCGACACTGTGCCGCCCCGTACGAATCCGAGGTCGGCGATGGCCTTCTCGACCCGCACTCGGGTGGCCTCGGCGACCCGGTCGGGTCGGTTGAGGACGTTGGAGACCGTCCCCGTGGAGACGCCCGCCAGCCGCGCGACATCGACCAGCTTCGCGCCCTGGTGCCCACCGGTACGCGCTGCCC
Proteins encoded:
- a CDS encoding HNH endonuclease signature motif containing protein — translated: MSDFSPGAPLCKLLFGRATSCAYPDCPEPLVEEHRGLLSINVEVAHIRAEKAGGPRFDLNFTEVNSEPNLVLLCHKHHKWVDRHPDAYPTEELLAWKECQATQSRGGGLSADQLNQVVKAFTTPQAEAEAVGIISAGGENIVSKIEHLPELKLLNADTEARYLGVRITNVGAIGFGVDAVGYEIDIHGPAPLVYGFPAEHIRHRPPRRLEPQANTVWLIDHDVLCNGIRLVMQTVRVYVPVRFRAFCHLGSGGRVLGPWVSALHLPIWKDHISQEWLDGFAERAEQTRAKLRPKQ